ATAAAGATGATTAATGTAACCTCGAAACTTAACATTTGAAAGATTTCGTGTGTGCATGTAGAAATCAGTTGACAATATAATTTCGTAATTTGATGGCTTGTGGTTGCAGCTTTCATCTCATGTTTTTGGGGACCTCCTCGATTCAATTATTGTTGATGTTGCATCTGAGTGTCATCGAATAGCAAAGTTGGGTCTTGATCGTAAttttgaagaagaggaagaagaactaAGGCTTTCAGCCCAAGCACGGGTGAGGGTAGCTGATCCGAGTAATAGTGGTGAAGCAAATGGCAAGTATGTGGTTGACATATTTGGGCAGAATCATCCTTCTGTAGCCAGTGAAGTGTTTGTGTGCATGAATTGTGGTCGGTCTATCGTTGCTGGGAGGTTTGCTCCTCATCTGGAGAAGTGTATGGGAAAGGTAATTATCTGTCATCTCTTCATGTAGTAGACATTCCCCCACATTTTATTTGTGAAGTCCT
This window of the Malus domestica chromosome 03, GDT2T_hap1 genome carries:
- the LOC103407706 gene encoding SAGA-associated factor 11-like is translated as MSLPNEENDMSSSPDAQLSSHVFGDLLDSIIVDVASECHRIAKLGLDRNFEEEEEELRLSAQARVRVADPSNSGEANGKYVVDIFGQNHPSVASEVFVCMNCGRSIVAGRFAPHLEKCMGKGRKARLKVTRSSTASQTRNSRGNPASTYSTYSNSNSTNRLSNGASAVAGEEYSNGALEEP